The uncultured Bacteroides sp. genome includes the window ATATTTGCCGTTTGCCGAATTAACGCATCCGGTAAGCAAATTCCACAGCGTAACGAATATCCTACCATCTGTTCCCTTTTGCTCATAGTTGATGTATTCCAACGTGCTCATTGCGCTAAGGCACTCTATCTCTAACTCGAAAGGGGTAGAACTATAATCCTGAGTGTAAAGTTCCGGCTTGATGAATCCGCACCATATAGCGACTTCACCAGCTTTAAACGTAATCCTCCATTCTTGATATGCGGTTGAATAAAGCTGTTGCAGATAATCCTCTCCTACTATCCTAATATTAGCTGTTGAAAACTTACTTGGAGTATAAAGGAACTCTTCATCATCTATTGTAACCGTGAATGGAGTTTGCCCGCCTGTCAACTCGGTAGATTCTCCTGTATATCCGTCCTTTTCTATCTCAATTGTATATGAGACGTTCTTTGAATTTTTAAATGGTATTGTGTAAATTAATCCATAGCTCATATTATCCTATTGTTTTTTTGCCCTGAGATTTCAGTTCGTTATTAATAGTCAATATCAATTCCTTACCTCTTACTTTTGTTGTTATAGAGGAAGCAATTTGTTTTCCTCCGGATCCATTTCCGGAATCTAACATTTGAAATAATCTAGATTGTTGCCCATCATTCAAAATCATCTCTCCCGGATTAACTCTAGTGAGCAATTTGTCTCCTGTATTTTGGCGTATACCTCCTGTAGAAAATGCAGGTATTGCTGAAGCTGCTATAAGGCCTTGCATTGCTGTTATTTGTGCAGTAGCTAATTCAACGCCCAAAAATGGTATATAAGCATAAGCCGCTGTACTCTCTGCGGCCATTTCGGTTGTCGCAGCAGCAGTTACAGCAACCGAAGCAGCTACTTTAGCTGCCGCCTTTTCTCCTATCGCTATGACTTCTGCTTGAGCCTGAGTTTCTGCATTTACTGTTTTTTCTGCTGTTATTGCTTTATCTATTTCAGCCTCTTTTGTTTTTGCGTCTGCTAACTTTTCCGTTACCTCCGTAATATTATTTATCATATCTATGATAGATAGAAAGGAATCTAATGTAGTTGCCATAGCGTTCCATATAGCCATAATCTTCTCCCAACCGGATGAATCCACATCGTTGAATACATCCTTTAAATTAGAAAAGGCACTGACTACTCTATCAGAGGAACTTGCTATGTCTTTAATGCCTGAGTAGGTACCTTCCCATAGCTCTTTATTCAGATCCTTAATATCTTTCTTAACGGTTGCTAAGGCTAAGGCCTTATCTAGCCCGTCCATTTTTTTTATAGCCTCAGCTAAACCCTTCAGTTCTACCTTAGCCTCAGCTATCTTTAAAGCTTTTGCAAAGTCCTTATTTTCTAAAGCCGTGTCTAACTCATCCATCAGGTCGCCTATTTGGCCTTGCAACTGGTCTTTTAGCCTATTGGCATATTCCGTTGCAATATCTAACTTCTCTCCAGTGATATCAACTGTGCTTTTCTTATAGTCGTATGTCGTATCTCTTGTTCTGGCAGTTGGTGTTACCTGTTTTTCCGTTAGCATTGTAGAGGAAAACTTTAACCCGGCAATAAAAGATTGCCCGGCAACTCCAACATCTTTTATTGATCCGGCGGCGGATATGGTTTCATCCGCAAGTTTTTTCAAACCTGATTTATAATCTTTATCGTTTATGGCTCCATTTTTATACTGAGACGTAAGTTCGGCTAACTGTTCTGCGTATTTTTTCTGTACTGCTTCTAATTCTCCTTGTGCTTGATTGTAAATAGGATGATTTACTGCATCCTGTAAATTACTTAGATACTTACTAGTGAGCAGTTCTTTGTCTCCTGTCCCTTTAGCGTCTACTAGTGTCTTTATATTAAGTTCGTCAAGAGCTTTGTTGTATTCTGATTGAGATATTCCTAGTTTTCCTCCTGATTGCTTATTAAGCTCTAATTGAGCTTGTAATTCACGAAGAGATTCATTGTATTTATCCTCTGATTTTTGAAGCTCTGTCTTTTTTTTCTTATCATCATCCGGTGCGTAAGACTGAGTTTTTTTTGTAGATGCTAATAGTGCATCTTTCATATTTGAAGAAGCATCGTTTATGACTTCCTGATTCTGTATATATTCGTCAATTAATTCTTTTACATTACCTAGAGAAGTCCATGAGTCTGCTGGTAGCATCTTATCAAGTGCTTTTCTAAAATATTCTTGATTCTGATCGGTTGATGATGCAAGCGGTGACAATTTAACTAGTCTGTCGAAGTTTCCATTTGATATCCCTATCCCAGAGGCTTTATTTAAAATACTTTTATTCTTGTCTTCGTATTCTATTTTTTTAGTCGCATAGAAATCAGCTTTTGCAGCCGATTCTAGCAGCTTTATTCGCTCGGCTACTAACTTATTTATATCTTCTTGAGACTTCTTCTCAACGCCTAGCATTGACTCAAGATTAGACTGAGCATTATTGATATCTATCTGAGTTCCCTTTCTATCATTCATTATAGAAAGAAGTTCTCTTAGTTTTACTACCTCTGTGGTATTCCCAGACTTCTCTGCCTCTGCCCTGTAATCTGAAAAGATGTTTTTTATTCTTTTTGCCTCAGTTGCTGCTTGTCTGAAATAAGATACTAGTTCCAATATTCCTACAAAAATAGCCGTTGGTAACATAGATATGAAAGCACCTTTTATTGCGGCTCCTACCTTAATAAAAGCGCTTCGTATTGTTACTCCGGCACTCTGGGCTTTCCATGCAACTGCATCAAAAGATTCTCCCGCAGCCTTAGCAGCTCTGGCAGCTGTAATCATTGCAGTCTTTTGAGCCTTTGCCAACTCTACCGCAATCCATTTGAACATGCGACCTAATGCAACTCCTTCGATGAAAGCTGCCAATGAACTGACTATGCTCTTTATGTTTTCTCCGGCCGTCTGAACTAGCTTTGTTATATTATCTATTAATTTTTTATAACTACTCGCTAGGCCGGTCCCTTGTGCGAAAGATTGAAATGCATTCTTTAACTTATTAAATGATGTTTCTAGGTTATCAGTATTTACATTAGGAATCATCTCATTAAGAGCGTCTGCAAACTTAGGCAAAACTTCTCCTGAAAGCAATTTGCCCTGCCTTAGTAGCTTATCTAATTTCTGTATAGGAACTCCGGCAGCTTTTGCCATAGCGGCCATAGCGGTCGGCAATCGCTCTCCTAGCTGTCTTCTCAACTCTTCAGAGCTTATTTTTCCCTTACTCATCATCTGGGTAACGGCCAAAAACGTTAGATTCGTATCTTCGGCGGACATTCCATAGGCTACAGAAGCCCTAGATAGAGATTCAAATATCTTTTGCTGATCCTTTAATGATACTCCGGCATTATCCGCTGAAGCTTTAAACTTTGCGTAGTTAAAGGTTAAGTCGTTGATGTAAACACCGTACTTGTTGGCTATCTTGGTTGTAAATCTTAGATTTTCAGCAAAATCAGCCGTAGAGGAAGAGACGTTTCTAAGGGTTGTATTCACTCTCGTTGTTTCTCTTATAACTTGTACCAACTGAGATATAAAACTGCCAAGCCCTAACGTTGTAGCTCCCAAGGCAGCCGCATAAGACAATGCCTGTGCCTGCATAGAAGCAAAACTACTCTTTACTGTAGAAACTCCTTTTTTGAAGTTATCTGTTAGTAAATTAATTGCTATCGAAAAGTTTAATCTTCCCATTTTATACTTGTATTTCTCCGTTTAAAAACTTAGTTCCTATCTTTTCTGATTTCTTAAATTCAGCTTCCATCTCAGTCTTTATTTCCTCGCTTTCCCACGGAAAAGTATACATTGTCCGGGGGCTATTTACTCCTTTTTTGGTATCTATATGAGGGGCTATCTGAAAGTAAGTCCATAAGCGATGCTCTTCCAATTCTTCTTTCTTTTTTTTCTCAATCGCTTTAACGATAAAAGATATATCCTGTAGTTCTAATTCGTTCATTACGTAGTTCGCATCAATACCACTCACTATTAGCATTCCGGCCAACTCGGATAAATATCCTGATTTACCCTCTTTCTTTGGGCTTTCTTCTGTGAATTGCTGCATTACCTTTGAATACCTTTCAAGCTCTTTTACCTGTTCTCTGAGATATTTATTCCTTATGGCTTCTTTGTATACTTCTAGTGTACATTGCTCACCTGATATGCAATACAACATGCACAATAAATCATGCTCGTTATTGTAATTAATATCGTTGAATGGCTTCTTTAGCAGTTGCTCTGCCCGTATTATTCCCTTTATCGTTAATCTCATGCTTTCTTTATTCAAAAAGAGGGCAGCTACCTGCCACCCTCCATACTAACCAACTCAAAATAAACTATGAAAACTATGATGCGGATATACCAATTACCTGTATATAAGCGTCTTCTGCTCCTGCGCTTGTCAATTTGATAGAAGCAATATGAGAACCGGTAACGGTTGGATCGTAAGTAATAGTAATATCACCTGAGGCAATGCCACCGCTTTGATTTACAGTAGCCGCACTCAATGAGAATAAGGGCGCATCCGTTCCTACTATTGTAGCGGTCACATTAGCAGTTAGTCCGGATCCGCTTACATGCAGTATAGAAGTACCCGATACTGCTATTGTTGCGGCAATCTGTACAGGATTAGGATTAGCAAATACAATTGCCGTTCCTGGGTTAACAGCTCCTTTTCCTTGTAGAGTTGCTGAACTTGTCGAAATTGCCGCATTCTGTGCAGTCAAATTTAGAGAAGTAAATATAGCTTTGCCGGATAAAACTACATCTCCCGGAATATAATCACCGTTGCTCTCTACTCTTTTGCAGAGTTTAAAGTTAACAGGCAGACCTGATATCTGCATTGCGTGCATCTTAGCGAAAGACATGTGTCCGGCAGTAAAACTGATAAGCGATTCTGTCTGAACCGTATATGAGCTTTGTCCCGTCATAAAGTCCTTAAATTGACCTGACATTTTAGATGATGTATCTACAGTGTCTGTGGTAAGATCATAAGTAGCATTCGTAGAATAAGCTACTGGCCTATCTGTGCCGTCAGTGATAAACAACATCAGTTTCTCACCTTTCAATAAATCTGTGTCCTGATCGTAAACCATAATAATTGTATTAATTAATTTCAAATAATAAAACTTGTATATACTTTATGGAAGTGTCATTTACTTCTACATCTTCCGTCGAATCTCCTAGAGTTATTGTATACTTTCCGTTTTCACCTTTTTCTCCGTATAAAGCAAATAGTACCTTCTCTGCTATATCCTGTGAATTATCGTAATCATCACTTACGACATTTATAAGAACTTCACAGGTATCTCCGGCTACGCCTTGCTTTACTTCTTGCAGTTTATAGGCATTCCGCTGATAGACGATAAATGTTCCTGTAGTTCCTTTATCGGCTATTAATGGAGATATATGTCCATTCGTAGCGGTCATTATATCAGCTTCTGCAATCAATAGACTACGAATGAGCGTAGTGATCTTTAATTTAGATTTTGGTTTATTAATCATCTTCTATTATTTATTCGGTCTACTGCTCTTTGTACTCCTTGACTTAACTTGTTGTAGGCTTTTGGAGAATCTTGTTCGGATGTATCTGTCCAAAACTTATTTGCTGGCATAATTCCCGAAGTGCCCGTTAAGGGATGCCTTCTAGGCTTTGTTCCTAGATCAACTAAGTGAGCATGGTTTCCTCCATTTTCTCCCCGCCTAAATCCTACAGCCGCTCCTGGCCTAATGCGATAAACGAAAGATGTCATTGAGTTAAGTAAGTTACCCGTATTCTTGCCTGATTTTGTATGTGGACGATCGAGTATCCTTTTCCTTAATCGTGCTCGACCTCCTGTCTTAAATACAGTAGCAGCAGAAGCTAGTCCGGATCTTATCGCTTTATCCTTCTCAAAATCTTGCAGATTACGAACGAAATAAAGCACATCATTTCTAGTGTCTACTTCTATCTGTTTACCTAGTATGGCCATCACTTATTAATTTTACTGCATGTAATGATATAAGTATTATCTTCACGCTGATAGTCCAGTAGGGTTATTCCATAAGTTCTTCCTTGCCATCTTATCCGCATATCTTCGTTTATTTCAGGGTATTTACGACATTGAAAAATCACCGTATTACCTATGAAAGCCTCTTTAGCTTCTTCTCCGTCGCCTATGGCCGTAGTAATCTTTTTCCTTTTCGCTTTTATAGATAATACGTCCTGATACTCCCTTCTCTGGGCTCCTGTCTCAGAAATAGTCGTTATTAACTCCTGAAAGACGATATGCTCATTTAGTTGTCCCGCTCTCATCCGCCGTAATTTCTATATAAAGAGATTAAATGCTTATAGCTTAAGGGAACTTCGGCACTATTGGCAAAAGCTACCGGTTCACGGTTAGCATAATAATTCCCAACTAATAAGAGCATGGCATGATGTAGGGGAGAAGGTAATTCTCCTCCTCCCGTCAAGTCTTCTAGATTCTCGCATATATCTTTAGCCACTACTGCTTCGGCTACTTCAATTAAAGAATTGATATAGCTATCATCATCGGTATACTCTGCTTCTATATTGCAGTGTTCCTTCGCCTGAGCTAAAGTTATATATACCATTATTTCCAAGTCGTTTTTGCGAATGATTCAGCTCTACGCATACCTGCATCGAAATAAGCATTAACTACAATCTTAACCTGCCCATTAGCGGCTTCGGTATAAGGATCAATAGTTAGATCAAGCGCACCCCATTGGCCTACGAAATAGTCTGCCCAATTTCCAAATATTGCCCCGTATTCATTCAATCCTGTTTGCATGCCACTAGCAATATTGGTAGTGACAAGGCTCTTATAGCCGTTTAACAACCCATTATCTCCAATCAAGAATCCGCCGGCACCGCTAGCATCTTTTACGGTTGTTTTCAATTTACCTAGGATAGCAGGGTGAATAACATACGCCAAATTCTGGGTAAGCGCATTAGAAGTACTAAGAGAAGTTTCAAGTGCTACGATCTTAGCCCAATCAACAACACCTCCGGCTGCCGGCACAGTCGTGAAAAAGCCATCAGGTTTCGTCGTTACTGTAGCATCTTTACCAAATATTGTCGCTTCCAACTTCTGGGAGATAGCGAGTATTATTTGATTTCTTAACATCATCTCAACTCCTAGAGAATCTTGTGCTAACATCTGCTTAGAGATATATGTAACGGCTGCAAGTCTTTTAGGAGCGAAGCTATCTTTTGAAAAGGCGCCAGTACCATCAGCGGCAGCGGCTGTTTCTCCTGCCCATGCTGCCGTCGTTCCTGAGTACTTTGGAATAGAGACGTTATTAGTCAATCCGGTAACAATATTTGCACCTACCTGTGCCAAAATCAAATTAGCCTGTAAAGGTGTCATAATATCGAATAGATCTGTATCTATTGCATACCCCCCATTAGCATCTGTACCGGCTACCACTACTGCTCTTTGCTCACCAACCGGGATAATAAGGCTTCCTGTTGTCTCCAATCCTACCATCTGTTCCTTACCTCTCTGAATAACGGCCAGACTCTCTTCTGAGTAGTTTCCTGACATTGATTCACGAATAGCACGAGTTAAGGAGAATCTTTTTTGAGATTCCTTTCCGTGTGGAGTACCCAGCTTCCTGTTCATGGCTTCTCTTTCTTCCATCTCAGTCTTGATCTCTTCCAACCTGATCTGGGCTTCACCGAGAGAATTGTTTTCTTCAGTGCTCAGTTGGCGAGCTTCTTTTTTCACCTTTGCGATGATTCCTTTTCTTGCTTCAATGAGTTGATTGCGTTCTTCAATCAGCTCTAACATTGTCTTTTCTTTAGGCATAATTTTAAATATTAAATTGTTTCTCTATCGTTTCCCAATAACTATTAAGGGCTTCATTTATACGTTTTTCTTCGTCTGCTATACGTTTTCTTTGCTCTTCAATGATAGCATCCGTTTGTTCCTTTCCTCTCATGTATACAGATGTTGAAGAATAAGCAGCCGAGTATACTGGCGATACATCGAATAATTCTCCGATCTTGTGAATTGTGCGTTTCCACATGTCTTCGCCAACTTTTTCCCATGTATCATCTTCTACTGTAAAGGCGAATGAACTTTCATATATTTCTCCACGACGGATGTTTTCCAATAACTCATCGCCAAGAGCTGTTTGTGGAGCCTCGAAAGAATACTTCAAACCTATTTCATCAATAGTTAGGCGAAGCGATATCTCTTTCATCTTCCAACGTGCCAGAATACCTCTTCTTAGGTCATGATTTAGAAGAGCGAACACATCACTCTTTTCAAGTACTCCATCAAAAGCATTTTTCTCAATTATTTCTGTTCCAAACCAAAGTCCGTCACTTGCTACATTAAAAAGAGCGGCATATCCTTCGATTGTTCGACTCTCTTTATCAGCCTTAACACGATAGGATACATTCCTTATTTCCTTTTTTTTCTCTTCCATTATCGTACTATTTACTATTAACCTTTGTTTTGTCTGACACTCCTTGTTTTGCCGTCGGATTTTTAGCATTAGCAAGCGTTTGAACGTTAACCTGTACAAAGGCTTCGTCCCCTCCATCTATGCGAGGAAGATTGTTTTCCCGGCGAACTTCGTTGGGCGTAGCTGCACCAACATTAAATAGCTCCTTCCAATACGTAGATTGTGAAGCCTTATCAGCTCTTAGAAATGCAGAGGTGTTAAACTCTATTTTTAGATTCTTCTTTTCGGATGGTTTAAATAGCTTTCTTTGCAACTCTAGCTCTATCTTAGCAATCATAGGAGCCACCGTATCGGTAAGGAATGCTAATTGTGTAGCCTCAACGGTTGAATAACTAGATTTAGATAAGTCAAAAGCCTTAACAGGAGAAACCGAGAAAAAACGGCAAATATCCACTACGTTAAATTGCCTTGATTCTAGCAATTGAGAATCCTTAGGGCTGATGGTGATAGGAGCATATTTCATATTCCCTTCAAGAATTACAATTCCGTTAGGCGCTCCCGTTGATGGATCTGTTCGTGCGGCCCATTCACTATAATTCTGATCCTTTTGCTTTTTATCCATCCTTACACCTTCAACCGTAAGCACTCCGGCCATGTTGCCGCCGTTACGAAAGAACCCGGAAGCATGAGCTTCTGAATCTGTCGATATGCCAAGTGTTTGTCTGGCATGTGTTAGGGTTGATACTCCTATAATTCCATCATAACTAAAATTCAGGATATGAATCATGTCTCTAGGCTCTACCAATTCTTTAAATCCGGTAATCTGGTACCTCATTCTTGGAATTCCGTTATTATCATTAATCCAAACGATCGTAACTGACGTAGATGGAATGTAAATTAGCTGAATTACAGTTCCCCTTGAATCTCTCTCTATGTAGGCATATCCGTTACCTCTAAGTATCACAGATGCCACAATTGTTTTAAAGAACGTAAATCTAGTCATGTACTCACTTGGTTCTTCATTCATCAGGTTATAGAGTGGGTGATCTTTAGCCGGCTTCTTAAATCCTTCCTGATCTAATATGTATGTCTCAAGTGGCAACTGAGCCACTGAATCACTGATAACATCTACACAACGATAGACAGTAGATAGCAGCATTGGTTGGGAAGTACTCGCTAAAAGCATTCCCGTACCAGTACCCATCATGGGGATAGAGTTAATTTCTTTTCTAGAAGCTTTTCTAAAAGAAATGTCAAGGCCAAATATATTCATGCTAAATGTTTCTTATAAACAGTCAACTTGTCTGACATTATATAAGAGCTGAATATCTAGGAGATTCTAAGTAAGCTGACAAGGCCATCAATTCGCTGATAACACCATCTATTTTCTTCTCTTCATATTGCTTTGAAGGCTTTGTATTTCCATTTCTATCGCGGGCCATTACCACATTCCGATAACAGTGTCTATTGATTACATTATTGTCTATTATAGCTTTCCCGGATAATAGCAATCTTTCCATTTCCTTAGTAGGCTTATTAAAATTGCCTATCGTTTGTGATATCGGCTCCATTGGAAGGCCCTTATCTGTAGCATTGATTACAAACTGAGTTGCATTCCAAGAGTCATACCCCACATTGCATAGATACAGCATGTTATTCTTTTCAATAAGGTCGTTTAGAATGTAGTCGTAATCCGTCACGTTTCCGGGCGTGATCGTTATACATCCCTGTCTACGCCATTCTCCATATAATTCTTTGAATCTTTTTTCCTTGAGTGCTATTTCAGGAAGGTAATAGTACGTTTTAAAGATCATTTTTTCAGCTGTAGGTATTAGATAAGATACAGAAGTTAAGTCGCTAGTAGAGCTTAAATCTATACCGGCGAAGGCTTCCATATCCTTGTAATCTTCTAGATTTACGTCCAAACTTGCAGCTAAAATGTAGTGTTCTGGTACCCAAACCGTACCCGAATCGCACCATAAGTTAATGGTTTTAGTCTTAATTCCGACCTCTTCTGATGGCGAATTTACCGCTTTCTGCACTTGCTCCCTAATATAGTTAGACCTAACCGTAACTCCCAAATTAGGGTTAGATTTAATCCATACAGCCTCATCTTTCCAATCATCTCCTTCGTCTAAACAATAGAGTGCAATGAACAAAGAATCATCTTTTTTCAATTTATTTAGTACCTCAGTGCACATCGTTCTGTAC containing:
- a CDS encoding head-tail connector protein; protein product: MVYITLAQAKEHCNIEAEYTDDDSYINSLIEVAEAVVAKDICENLEDLTGGGELPSPLHHAMLLLVGNYYANREPVAFANSAEVPLSYKHLISLYRNYGG
- a CDS encoding tape measure protein is translated as MGRLNFSIAINLLTDNFKKGVSTVKSSFASMQAQALSYAAALGATTLGLGSFISQLVQVIRETTRVNTTLRNVSSSTADFAENLRFTTKIANKYGVYINDLTFNYAKFKASADNAGVSLKDQQKIFESLSRASVAYGMSAEDTNLTFLAVTQMMSKGKISSEELRRQLGERLPTAMAAMAKAAGVPIQKLDKLLRQGKLLSGEVLPKFADALNEMIPNVNTDNLETSFNKLKNAFQSFAQGTGLASSYKKLIDNITKLVQTAGENIKSIVSSLAAFIEGVALGRMFKWIAVELAKAQKTAMITAARAAKAAGESFDAVAWKAQSAGVTIRSAFIKVGAAIKGAFISMLPTAIFVGILELVSYFRQAATEAKRIKNIFSDYRAEAEKSGNTTEVVKLRELLSIMNDRKGTQIDINNAQSNLESMLGVEKKSQEDINKLVAERIKLLESAAKADFYATKKIEYEDKNKSILNKASGIGISNGNFDRLVKLSPLASSTDQNQEYFRKALDKMLPADSWTSLGNVKELIDEYIQNQEVINDASSNMKDALLASTKKTQSYAPDDDKKKKTELQKSEDKYNESLRELQAQLELNKQSGGKLGISQSEYNKALDELNIKTLVDAKGTGDKELLTSKYLSNLQDAVNHPIYNQAQGELEAVQKKYAEQLAELTSQYKNGAINDKDYKSGLKKLADETISAAGSIKDVGVAGQSFIAGLKFSSTMLTEKQVTPTARTRDTTYDYKKSTVDITGEKLDIATEYANRLKDQLQGQIGDLMDELDTALENKDFAKALKIAEAKVELKGLAEAIKKMDGLDKALALATVKKDIKDLNKELWEGTYSGIKDIASSSDRVVSAFSNLKDVFNDVDSSGWEKIMAIWNAMATTLDSFLSIIDMINNITEVTEKLADAKTKEAEIDKAITAEKTVNAETQAQAEVIAIGEKAAAKVAASVAVTAAATTEMAAESTAAYAYIPFLGVELATAQITAMQGLIAASAIPAFSTGGIRQNTGDKLLTRVNPGEMILNDGQQSRLFQMLDSGNGSGGKQIASSITTKVRGKELILTINNELKSQGKKTIG
- a CDS encoding phage major capsid protein — protein: MPKEKTMLELIEERNQLIEARKGIIAKVKKEARQLSTEENNSLGEAQIRLEEIKTEMEEREAMNRKLGTPHGKESQKRFSLTRAIRESMSGNYSEESLAVIQRGKEQMVGLETTGSLIIPVGEQRAVVVAGTDANGGYAIDTDLFDIMTPLQANLILAQVGANIVTGLTNNVSIPKYSGTTAAWAGETAAAADGTGAFSKDSFAPKRLAAVTYISKQMLAQDSLGVEMMLRNQIILAISQKLEATIFGKDATVTTKPDGFFTTVPAAGGVVDWAKIVALETSLSTSNALTQNLAYVIHPAILGKLKTTVKDASGAGGFLIGDNGLLNGYKSLVTTNIASGMQTGLNEYGAIFGNWADYFVGQWGALDLTIDPYTEAANGQVKIVVNAYFDAGMRRAESFAKTTWK
- a CDS encoding phage tail tube protein, with protein sequence MVYDQDTDLLKGEKLMLFITDGTDRPVAYSTNATYDLTTDTVDTSSKMSGQFKDFMTGQSSYTVQTESLISFTAGHMSFAKMHAMQISGLPVNFKLCKRVESNGDYIPGDVVLSGKAIFTSLNLTAQNAAISTSSATLQGKGAVNPGTAIVFANPNPVQIAATIAVSGTSILHVSGSGLTANVTATIVGTDAPLFSLSAATVNQSGGIASGDITITYDPTVTGSHIASIKLTSAGAEDAYIQVIGISAS
- a CDS encoding terminase TerL endonuclease subunit; protein product: MRYIEYARQVIDGKIVAGKYIQLACERFFYLMENDLYEFRPERVQKVIDFISILRHYTGRHAGKHFILEPWQEFIIASIYGFFLVEDGTRLVKAAYIEMARKQGKSALAAAICLYHLVYDDEMDAEVDLAANSKEQAKISFRMCSNFSKGIDPKYKKLIPFRDKITYESTMSILKVMAADDSKLDGFNASMYLLDEYHAAKNGRLKDVLQSSQGMRENPMSIIITTAGFDKLGPCYQYRTMCTEVLNKLKKDDSLFIALYCLDEGDDWKDEAVWIKSNPNLGVTVRSNYIREQVQKAVNSPSEEVGIKTKTINLWCDSGTVWVPEHYILAASLDVNLEDYKDMEAFAGIDLSSTSDLTSVSYLIPTAEKMIFKTYYYLPEIALKEKRFKELYGEWRRQGCITITPGNVTDYDYILNDLIEKNNMLYLCNVGYDSWNATQFVINATDKGLPMEPISQTIGNFNKPTKEMERLLLSGKAIIDNNVINRHCYRNVVMARDRNGNTKPSKQYEEKKIDGVISELMALSAYLESPRYSALI
- a CDS encoding phage head closure protein, with amino-acid sequence MRAGQLNEHIVFQELITTISETGAQRREYQDVLSIKAKRKKITTAIGDGEEAKEAFIGNTVIFQCRKYPEINEDMRIRWQGRTYGITLLDYQREDNTYIITCSKINK
- a CDS encoding HK97 family phage prohead protease, which produces MEEKKKEIRNVSYRVKADKESRTIEGYAALFNVASDGLWFGTEIIEKNAFDGVLEKSDVFALLNHDLRRGILARWKMKEISLRLTIDEIGLKYSFEAPQTALGDELLENIRRGEIYESSFAFTVEDDTWEKVGEDMWKRTIHKIGELFDVSPVYSAAYSSTSVYMRGKEQTDAIIEEQRKRIADEEKRINEALNSYWETIEKQFNI
- a CDS encoding phage portal protein gives rise to the protein MNIFGLDISFRKASRKEINSIPMMGTGTGMLLASTSQPMLLSTVYRCVDVISDSVAQLPLETYILDQEGFKKPAKDHPLYNLMNEEPSEYMTRFTFFKTIVASVILRGNGYAYIERDSRGTVIQLIYIPSTSVTIVWINDNNGIPRMRYQITGFKELVEPRDMIHILNFSYDGIIGVSTLTHARQTLGISTDSEAHASGFFRNGGNMAGVLTVEGVRMDKKQKDQNYSEWAARTDPSTGAPNGIVILEGNMKYAPITISPKDSQLLESRQFNVVDICRFFSVSPVKAFDLSKSSYSTVEATQLAFLTDTVAPMIAKIELELQRKLFKPSEKKNLKIEFNTSAFLRADKASQSTYWKELFNVGAATPNEVRRENNLPRIDGGDEAFVQVNVQTLANAKNPTAKQGVSDKTKVNSK
- a CDS encoding DUF3168 domain-containing protein, which translates into the protein MINKPKSKLKITTLIRSLLIAEADIMTATNGHISPLIADKGTTGTFIVYQRNAYKLQEVKQGVAGDTCEVLINVVSDDYDNSQDIAEKVLFALYGEKGENGKYTITLGDSTEDVEVNDTSIKYIQVLLFEIN